From the Fictibacillus halophilus genome, the window CGAGTACTCAAGTGAATTGGCAGATCAAAACGATCTTGAAGCACAAGCACGTGCACAAGCCGCTGACCGACGCCAGAAGAAAGGTCGTCGCTAAGTGCAAAAAGACCTGCTGGGATAGCAGGTCTTTTTTTAATAT encodes:
- a CDS encoding YfhD family protein, whose protein sequence is MEKRNRKSSLHNNAKASQAKGLDVEYSSELADQNDLEAQARAQAADRRQKKGRR